A window from Argopecten irradians isolate NY chromosome 3, Ai_NY, whole genome shotgun sequence encodes these proteins:
- the LOC138317883 gene encoding sodium-coupled monocarboxylate transporter 2-like, with product MIVLQIAYMGVTLYAPALALQIVAGIPLWLSLVVIGLVGTAYTAIGGIKSVVWTDVFQFVMIFIGIAIITIKGSILLAGSSGDSVAEIATRGHRLDFINVDLDPRTRHTIWGMLIGLPFALLPNWCNQSSVQRVTSLRSLTAAKRAFWMLCPCMTLYYITLGYLGILLYAYYNTLQCDPVEAGFLSNFNQLMPFFVLDVLRSLPGLSGIYISCLFSGALSTLSSGINSLAANTVEDILGDIVKKSRFISQTTAAKLFVFMYGVIVIGLAFAFNYMSGSIQEMSLSVFGACGGPLAGLFFLGGMVPRANWKGAMSGSLITLAFNIWIVLGAQMTVRKSAKLVRNPTDGCYPGNDTLTMNVTSLYSYSTATSWTFYNTTGLPGVVSDSPIVQDEVFFLYNLSYVWYGFIGFFATLIIGTLVSLCTGGDGGEPVEAHLIFPMFRKLCGVESKYKYDLTELDEKNKDNGQTSCCRPDEDSDSV from the exons ATGATTGTTTTACAGATTGCCTATATGGGTGTTACGCTGTATGCGCCAGCCTTGGCCCTGCAAATCG TGGCTGGGATACCACTCTGGCTCTCACTTGTCGTTATCGGCCTAGTAGGCACTGCATACACGGCCATT GGTGGGATTAAGAGCGTGGTATGGACGGATGTTTTCCAGTTTGTCATGATTTTTATTGGTATAGCGATCATAACTATAAAG GGTAGTATTCTTTTGGCGGGAAGTAGCGGCGATTCAGTTGCCGAGATCGCCACACGTGGACACAGACTCGACTTTATCAA TGTCGACCTTGACCCGAGAACCCGCCACACCATTTGGGGTATGTTGATAGGACTGCCATTTGCTCTCCTCCCTAACTGGTGTAACCAGTCTAGTGTTCAGAGAGTAACTTCTCTCAGAAGTCTCACGGCAGCCAAAAG GGCCTTCTGGATGCTCTGTCCGTGCATGACACTGTATTATATAACTCTTGGGTATCTGGGTATCCTTTTGTATGCCTACTACAACACACTGCAATGTGACCCTGTTGAAGCCGGATTTCTGAGCAACTTTAACCAG CTGATGCCTTTCTTTGTGCTGGACGTGTTGCGGTCACTGCCTGGTCTATCTGGGATCTACATCAGCTGTCTGTTTAGTGGGGCGCTTAG CACACTATCGTCGGGAATCAACTCCCTAGCCGCCAACACTGTAGAAGATATTCTCGGAGACATAGTGAAGAAATCGAGGTTCATCTCCCAGACTACTGCGGCCAAACTATTCG TGTTTATGTACGGAGTGATCGTCATTGGTCTTGCGTTTGCCTTCAATTACATGTCTGGTTCCATTCAGGAG ATGTCTCTCTCGGTGTTCGGGGCGTGTGGAGGACCTCTGGCCGGACTTTTCTTCCTTGGTGGAATGGTACCACGAGCAAACTGGAAG GGAGCCATGTCTGGCAGTCTAATCACTCTCGCGTTCAACATATGGATTGTGTTAGGCGCACAAATGACCGTCAGAAAATCAGCAAAGTTAGTCCGGAACCCAACAGACGGCTGTTACCCTGGTAACGATACACTAACAATGAACGTAACGTCACTATACAGTTATAGCACTGCAACGTCTTGGACATTCTACAATACAACTGGACTGCCAGGTGTTGTGTCCGACAGCCCTATTGT GCAGGATGAAGTATTCTTCCTGTATAACCTGTCCTATGTCTGGTACGGTTTCATCGGGTTCTTCGCAACTTTAATCATCGGTACTCTGGTCAGCTtgtgtacag GTGGCGATGGTGGCGAACCCGTGGAAGCTCATCTTATCTTCCCCATGTTTAGAAAATTGTGTGGTGTggaatcaaaatataaatatgacttAACTGAACTGGATGAGAAG AACAAAGACAACGGACAGACCAGTTGCTGCCGTCCAGACGAGGATAGCGATTCAGTATAA